In a genomic window of Pseudoglutamicibacter albus:
- a CDS encoding carbon starvation CstA family protein — protein MSTTSDEVQRPPAYVEPDVLEAEERKWTPTRIIVWVGVALLGAVGWGAIALGRGEPINAVWLVFAAVGTYLIAYRFYAKYIERKVAKPDDRRATPAEVKNNGQDFMPTDRRVLYGHHFAAIAGAGPLVGPILAAQMGYLPGTIWIIVGVILAGAVQDYLVLFFSMRSGAVSLGQMARQQLGRFAGTAAIIATVFIMTIIVAILALVVVNALGESAWGLYSVGLTIPIALFMGVYLRFLRPGKVMEVSIIGFVLLMFAIISGRWVAESEWGASFFHLDKTTIAWMIIIYGFVAAVLPVWLLLAPRDYLSTFMKIGVIALLAVAIVVVRPMLDAPAVSMFASVENGPVVSGKLFPFLFVTIACGALSGFHALISSGTTPKLVEKERQTRFLGYGGMLMESFIAIMALICALVIDRGVYFAMNSGAGLTGGTVEGAVQFVNSLGLVGATELTPNMLTELANNVGEESVVSRTGGAPTLAVGLAYIMQQWFGGVSMMGFWYHFAIMFEALFILTAVDAGTRTARFMLQDAFGNYVPKFKDMSWKPGVWITTAIMVGLWGYILILGVTDPLGGINTFFPLFGISNQLLAAIALAIVMAIVAKKQRFKHLWVIVLPLAFTTVITMYASLLKIFSPNPSVGYWANHFKYKEALAAGETSLGTAGNVEAMNAVVRNTFVQGSLSILFMVLAIIVIAASTVVTFKAYRHGKVVDPFETEEVESKIYAPSGLIPSKPERELEQRWKEYDQKVAAGNAPRKE, from the coding sequence ATGTCTACAACCTCAGACGAGGTTCAGCGGCCACCGGCGTACGTTGAACCTGACGTCCTGGAAGCAGAGGAACGTAAATGGACTCCGACCCGCATTATCGTGTGGGTCGGAGTCGCCCTGTTGGGCGCGGTTGGTTGGGGTGCGATCGCGCTGGGCCGCGGCGAGCCGATCAACGCGGTGTGGCTGGTTTTCGCGGCGGTCGGTACATACTTGATCGCGTACCGGTTCTACGCGAAGTACATTGAGCGTAAAGTTGCGAAGCCTGATGACCGCAGGGCAACACCTGCGGAGGTGAAGAATAACGGCCAGGACTTCATGCCGACAGACCGTCGCGTGCTGTATGGCCACCACTTCGCTGCGATTGCGGGCGCTGGCCCGCTGGTTGGACCGATTTTGGCGGCCCAGATGGGTTACCTTCCCGGTACTATCTGGATCATTGTTGGTGTGATCCTCGCAGGTGCCGTCCAGGACTACTTGGTTCTGTTCTTCTCGATGCGTTCTGGCGCTGTCTCGTTGGGGCAGATGGCTCGCCAGCAGCTAGGCCGTTTTGCAGGTACCGCGGCGATCATTGCGACCGTGTTCATTATGACGATCATCGTCGCGATCCTCGCGCTCGTGGTCGTGAACGCTTTGGGTGAGTCTGCTTGGGGTCTTTACTCGGTTGGCCTGACCATCCCGATCGCGCTGTTCATGGGCGTCTACCTGCGCTTTTTGCGCCCGGGCAAGGTTATGGAAGTTTCCATCATCGGTTTCGTACTGTTGATGTTCGCCATCATCTCTGGCCGTTGGGTCGCTGAATCCGAGTGGGGCGCTTCGTTCTTCCACCTGGATAAGACCACGATCGCGTGGATGATCATCATCTACGGTTTCGTCGCCGCTGTCCTGCCGGTGTGGCTGTTGCTCGCGCCACGTGACTACTTGTCCACGTTCATGAAGATCGGCGTGATCGCGCTGTTGGCCGTCGCGATCGTTGTGGTACGCCCGATGCTGGACGCGCCAGCCGTCTCGATGTTCGCCTCGGTCGAAAACGGACCGGTGGTTTCAGGTAAGTTGTTCCCGTTCCTGTTCGTGACGATCGCGTGTGGTGCGCTCTCTGGCTTCCACGCGCTCATCTCCTCAGGCACCACCCCGAAGCTCGTTGAGAAAGAACGTCAGACCCGTTTCTTGGGTTACGGCGGCATGCTCATGGAGTCTTTCATCGCGATCATGGCGCTCATCTGTGCCCTCGTGATTGACCGCGGCGTCTACTTCGCTATGAACTCGGGTGCTGGTCTCACCGGTGGGACCGTGGAAGGCGCGGTCCAGTTCGTGAACTCGCTCGGCTTGGTTGGCGCGACTGAGCTGACACCGAACATGCTCACCGAGCTTGCCAATAACGTCGGCGAAGAGTCCGTGGTGTCCCGCACCGGTGGTGCACCGACGCTCGCGGTCGGCTTGGCCTACATCATGCAGCAGTGGTTCGGTGGCGTATCGATGATGGGCTTCTGGTACCACTTTGCGATCATGTTCGAGGCTCTCTTCATCCTCACCGCTGTGGACGCCGGTACCCGTACCGCCCGCTTCATGCTGCAGGACGCGTTCGGTAACTACGTCCCTAAGTTCAAGGACATGTCATGGAAACCAGGGGTGTGGATCACCACCGCGATCATGGTCGGCCTCTGGGGCTACATCTTGATCCTGGGTGTGACTGACCCGCTGGGCGGTATCAACACGTTCTTCCCACTGTTCGGTATCTCGAACCAGCTGCTGGCTGCGATCGCGTTGGCGATCGTCATGGCGATCGTTGCGAAGAAGCAACGCTTCAAGCATCTGTGGGTTATCGTCTTGCCGCTGGCTTTCACCACTGTCATCACGATGTACGCCTCGCTTTTGAAGATTTTCTCGCCTAACCCTTCGGTGGGCTACTGGGCTAACCACTTCAAGTACAAGGAAGCGCTCGCCGCTGGCGAGACGAGCCTTGGCACGGCAGGCAATGTTGAAGCGATGAACGCGGTGGTCCGCAACACGTTTGTTCAGGGTTCGCTTTCGATCTTGTTCATGGTTTTGGCGATCATCGTGATCGCGGCTTCGACCGTCGTCACGTTCAAGGCCTACCGCCACGGCAAGGTCGTGGATCCGTTCGAGACCGAGGAAGTGGAGTCTAAGATCTATGCCCCTAGCGGTTTGATCCCTTCGAAGCCGGAGCGTGAGCTTGAGCAGCGCTGGAAGGAATATGACCAGAAGGTCGCTGCCGGGAACGCTCCACGGAAGGAGTGA
- a CDS encoding IS1249 family transposase yields the protein MPKNRPRCHCGGDMKRNGTTTQGRTRWRCKLCGASSTKTRTDITKAAVFKQFIAHCTSTRSLKDTAQQAGVSPSTLKRRFSWCWLVEVPDPMIKHAGTIYDQIFIDGTYTGAGCLIVAATFDHVLAWHWCKRETSLDYQRLLQRIPAPVIAVIDGGQGAASAIKKCWPATVIQRCLVHAQRVVRRYTTSHPRTDAGKAIYQLARNLTRITTLDEAATWARQLHEYGTFYRRWLNQKTFTTDPITQQRHWAWTHPNTRKAYNSLLHLWRNNLLFTYLNPPTELQHRHRIKSTTNSLEGAINAELKLLTRTHRGRTGEHQRKMLEWWLYQKTELPDDPTEIARQSNWGQNQLAKVPALTHNKNQADHQTGRPALYDNAIDTTYTHSIGIQKGHI from the coding sequence ATGCCGAAGAACAGACCACGATGCCACTGCGGTGGCGATATGAAACGCAATGGCACCACCACACAAGGTAGGACAAGGTGGCGGTGCAAACTCTGTGGAGCCTCAAGCACCAAAACCCGGACTGACATCACCAAAGCAGCAGTGTTCAAGCAGTTCATCGCTCACTGCACCTCGACCCGTAGCTTGAAAGACACCGCACAACAGGCCGGGGTGAGCCCTTCGACGTTGAAGCGACGGTTTAGCTGGTGCTGGCTGGTTGAAGTACCCGACCCGATGATCAAACACGCCGGGACGATCTATGACCAGATCTTTATCGATGGAACCTACACCGGTGCCGGGTGTCTTATCGTGGCAGCCACCTTCGATCATGTCCTGGCCTGGCACTGGTGCAAGCGTGAAACCAGCCTGGACTACCAACGACTACTTCAACGTATCCCCGCACCAGTGATCGCTGTCATCGATGGAGGACAAGGAGCCGCCAGCGCTATCAAGAAATGCTGGCCTGCCACCGTGATCCAACGCTGCCTGGTGCATGCACAACGAGTTGTACGACGCTACACCACCTCACACCCGCGTACCGATGCGGGCAAAGCGATCTATCAACTAGCACGGAACCTGACCCGGATCACCACCCTGGATGAAGCAGCCACCTGGGCGAGGCAACTCCATGAATACGGCACCTTCTACCGGAGATGGCTCAACCAGAAAACCTTCACCACAGACCCAATCACCCAACAACGCCACTGGGCCTGGACACACCCGAACACCCGTAAGGCCTACAACAGCCTGCTACACCTATGGCGTAACAACCTCCTGTTCACCTACCTCAACCCACCGACCGAACTACAGCACCGGCACCGCATCAAATCCACCACCAACAGCCTTGAAGGCGCGATCAACGCCGAACTGAAACTGCTCACCCGCACCCACCGCGGCAGAACCGGAGAACACCAACGAAAAATGCTGGAATGGTGGCTCTACCAGAAAACAGAACTGCCTGACGATCCAACAGAAATCGCCAGGCAGTCCAACTGGGGCCAAAACCAACTCGCCAAAGTACCAGCCCTGACCCACAACAAGAACCAAGCCGACCACCAAACAGGACGACCAGCCCTCTACGACAACGCTATCGACACCACCTACACACACTCAATCGGCATCCAAAAAGGCCACATCTAA
- a CDS encoding alpha/beta hydrolase: MMFSAAAAAVALALTACGGGGSNGGPEASPAESSKAPATEAVSGKDLKSFYDQKIDWQECGNFECGEIAVPLNYEKLDEGAITISVIRAKATEKSEGSLVVNPGGPGGSGVNMVKDAASMLFSDELRKSYDIVGFDPRGVGSSTAVKCFTDEELDARMEESRMPRNNEQSIKEIKKDAEADVLKCKQNTKPEGLLSQITTPNSARDMDILRAALGHEKLDYLGYSYGTELGAQYLSLFPENAGRMVLDGALDPTLEMEEVGLGQAKSFEESLDYYLESCTEQPNTCWFKGDVAAGRKKLTEAIDKWDAKPMTTEDGRKFSGAAVFEAALLPMYEPAAHDMLTDALSQAIEDNGPEGIAMLWDLSTERGEDGKYRNNTSQAFYAYNCMDYGASALTEESRKKTREKFKKEAPFYGEALSEHDGCAGWPNAGGAAQDDFKVSKDIPPVLVVGTKHDPATPYQWSVNLQKQLPGSTLLTFDGWGHTAYGRSNECVTTGVEDFLLKGKMPKKTNC, translated from the coding sequence ATGATGTTCAGTGCAGCAGCCGCCGCTGTTGCGTTAGCGCTCACCGCTTGCGGCGGTGGCGGTAGCAACGGCGGGCCCGAGGCGAGCCCGGCCGAGTCGTCGAAAGCGCCTGCCACAGAAGCCGTCAGCGGCAAAGACCTGAAGTCTTTCTATGACCAGAAAATCGACTGGCAGGAATGCGGCAACTTTGAGTGCGGCGAGATCGCAGTTCCACTGAACTACGAGAAGCTTGACGAGGGCGCGATCACGATCTCAGTTATTCGTGCGAAAGCCACCGAAAAGTCCGAAGGCAGCTTGGTCGTGAACCCGGGCGGGCCCGGCGGTTCGGGCGTGAACATGGTCAAGGACGCCGCCTCGATGCTCTTCTCAGATGAGCTGCGTAAGAGCTACGACATCGTCGGTTTTGATCCTCGCGGGGTGGGTAGCTCGACGGCCGTGAAGTGTTTCACGGACGAGGAGCTCGATGCGCGCATGGAGGAATCTCGTATGCCGCGCAACAACGAGCAGAGCATCAAGGAGATCAAGAAGGACGCAGAAGCCGATGTGCTCAAGTGCAAGCAGAACACCAAGCCGGAAGGGCTGCTGAGCCAAATCACCACACCGAACTCCGCGCGAGATATGGATATTCTGCGCGCGGCCCTCGGCCATGAGAAGCTCGACTACCTCGGCTACTCATACGGCACCGAGCTCGGCGCCCAGTACCTGTCGTTATTCCCAGAAAATGCTGGACGCATGGTGCTGGACGGGGCGCTGGACCCAACGCTCGAGATGGAAGAGGTCGGGCTTGGGCAAGCGAAGTCCTTCGAGGAGAGCCTCGACTACTATCTTGAGTCCTGCACCGAGCAGCCGAATACTTGCTGGTTCAAAGGTGACGTTGCGGCTGGCCGTAAGAAGCTCACCGAAGCGATCGACAAGTGGGATGCCAAACCGATGACCACCGAGGACGGCCGCAAGTTCAGTGGCGCCGCCGTTTTCGAGGCAGCCCTCTTGCCGATGTATGAGCCAGCAGCCCATGACATGCTCACTGACGCGTTGAGCCAGGCGATCGAAGACAATGGCCCAGAGGGGATCGCGATGCTGTGGGACTTGTCTACTGAGCGTGGAGAGGACGGCAAGTACCGCAACAACACCAGCCAGGCGTTCTACGCATACAACTGCATGGATTACGGCGCGTCTGCACTGACGGAGGAATCCCGCAAGAAGACGCGCGAAAAGTTCAAGAAGGAAGCGCCGTTCTACGGCGAGGCCCTCAGCGAGCACGATGGTTGCGCTGGCTGGCCTAACGCCGGTGGCGCCGCGCAAGATGACTTCAAAGTGTCTAAGGACATCCCGCCTGTTTTGGTGGTCGGCACTAAGCACGACCCAGCAACCCCGTACCAGTGGTCTGTGAACCTGCAGAAGCAGCTTCCAGGTTCTACCCTGCTGACCTTTGACGGGTGGGGCCACACCGCTTACGGGCGTTCCAACGAGTGCGTCACCACCGGGGTCGAAGACTTCCTGCTCAAGGGAAAGATGCCTAAGAAGACTAACTGCTGA
- a CDS encoding YbdD/YjiX family protein has product MGQVMATVVDFLRKFGRFFSGVVGADKYHRYVEHFQRAHPGEEPLSEKEWWRQYHDFQDKNPGARCC; this is encoded by the coding sequence ATGGGACAGGTGATGGCAACAGTCGTGGATTTTCTGCGTAAGTTCGGCCGCTTCTTCAGCGGTGTCGTAGGCGCGGATAAGTACCACCGCTATGTTGAGCATTTTCAACGGGCGCACCCCGGTGAAGAGCCGCTCAGCGAGAAAGAGTGGTGGCGCCAATACCACGATTTCCAGGACAAGAACCCTGGGGCTCGATGCTGTTGA
- a CDS encoding DNA polymerase III subunit delta', with product MSVWRDLPGQERVVEQLKRAVSGSAMTHAWLMTGPPGSGRTNAARAFAAALECEQAAPEAKDCGECPACRTVLAGTHPDVSMVTTENVTYSIEDVRHLISTAHDRPATGRWRIIIVEDADRMTERTTNVLLKAIEEPPPHTVWILCAPSPADVLVTIRSRCRNITLRIPDNADVAELLVRRDGLTPAQAEFAARVSQGHIGVARRLARDEGARQRREDIVNTPFRATNIANAMAAAAHFVEIATAEATASVEERSQADEAALRETFGLSPEESIPRQLRTEFKRLADAAKRRGRRGTTDSIDRALIDLTTFFRDVLTIQLGTGQELVNAHLAPQLTQYANATNPGHSVAAIDHIGTARERIAGNVSPQVAIEALMAAIIVSPRSTTPRSSASPRLTAPRPSAAR from the coding sequence ATGAGCGTGTGGCGGGACCTCCCTGGACAGGAGCGGGTGGTTGAGCAACTCAAGCGCGCGGTGAGCGGTAGTGCGATGACCCACGCGTGGCTCATGACCGGCCCTCCGGGCTCAGGACGTACCAACGCGGCCCGCGCGTTCGCTGCCGCCCTTGAATGCGAACAGGCCGCGCCGGAAGCAAAGGACTGCGGTGAATGTCCGGCGTGCCGCACCGTGCTCGCTGGAACACACCCCGATGTCAGCATGGTGACAACCGAGAACGTTACCTACTCGATTGAAGACGTCCGCCACCTCATCAGCACAGCCCACGACAGGCCAGCCACGGGACGCTGGCGGATCATCATCGTTGAAGACGCCGACCGCATGACCGAACGCACCACCAACGTGTTGCTGAAAGCCATCGAAGAGCCACCCCCGCACACCGTGTGGATCCTATGTGCGCCTTCGCCCGCCGATGTCCTGGTCACGATCCGTTCCCGTTGCCGCAACATCACACTCCGGATCCCGGATAACGCCGATGTCGCGGAGCTTTTGGTTCGCAGGGACGGGCTAACCCCGGCGCAAGCTGAGTTCGCGGCCCGCGTTTCCCAAGGCCACATCGGTGTTGCCCGCAGGCTCGCCCGCGACGAGGGGGCACGGCAGCGGCGTGAAGACATCGTGAACACGCCGTTCAGAGCCACGAACATCGCTAACGCTATGGCGGCAGCCGCCCATTTCGTTGAGATAGCGACCGCGGAGGCGACCGCATCCGTTGAAGAGCGTTCCCAAGCCGATGAGGCTGCGTTGAGGGAAACCTTCGGCTTGTCCCCGGAAGAATCGATCCCGCGGCAGTTACGCACAGAATTCAAGCGCCTCGCCGATGCCGCTAAGCGCCGCGGACGGCGCGGAACCACAGACTCGATAGACCGCGCATTGATCGACCTGACGACGTTCTTCCGCGACGTTCTCACAATCCAGCTCGGCACAGGTCAAGAGCTCGTCAACGCTCACCTAGCGCCGCAGCTGACCCAGTACGCGAACGCGACGAATCCGGGGCACTCTGTTGCCGCGATCGACCACATCGGGACCGCACGCGAGAGGATCGCCGGAAATGTGAGCCCACAAGTAGCGATCGAAGCGCTCATGGCCGCGATCATCGTCTCACCCCGTAGTACTACTCCGCGAAGTTCTGCTTCACCTAGACTGACTGCGCCCAGGCCGTCTGCGGCTCGATGA